The following are encoded together in the Leuconostoc mesenteroides subsp. mesenteroides ATCC 8293 genome:
- a CDS encoding VIT1/CCC1 transporter family protein: MSEKSEKTSFMQRNNIIRAAVMGANDGILSVSGIVLGVAGATSHTDTILLAGFAGMLAGTVSMAMGEYVSVNSQHDAQEKVRQIQTRAVANDYDGEFEFVQKKYEETGISSTLAQQATQEMMSKDPLVTSVRERYGFSLNQELSAGHAALASLVSFPIGSILPMVAISIAPQGTREIATFIAVIVALAITGYAAAQVNGANKKHSVIRNVIAGIFTMIVTFLIGSLFR; encoded by the coding sequence ATGTCTGAAAAATCTGAAAAAACAAGCTTTATGCAGCGAAATAATATTATTCGTGCAGCAGTTATGGGTGCCAATGATGGTATTTTATCAGTATCTGGTATCGTTTTAGGTGTTGCAGGTGCTACTAGTCACACAGATACAATCTTACTAGCGGGGTTTGCTGGTATGTTAGCTGGAACTGTGTCGATGGCAATGGGGGAATATGTTTCGGTCAATTCTCAACATGATGCACAAGAAAAAGTGCGTCAAATTCAAACTCGGGCTGTTGCAAATGATTACGATGGCGAATTTGAATTTGTACAAAAAAAATATGAAGAGACAGGTATATCATCAACGTTAGCTCAACAAGCTACGCAGGAGATGATGTCAAAAGATCCCTTGGTCACATCTGTCCGCGAACGCTATGGATTTTCTTTAAACCAAGAATTAAGTGCTGGCCACGCTGCTTTGGCGTCATTAGTTAGTTTTCCCATAGGATCAATATTACCAATGGTTGCTATTTCTATAGCGCCTCAGGGAACGCGAGAAATTGCCACATTTATTGCTGTTATTGTAGCATTAGCCATTACAGGATATGCAGCAGCTCAAGTAAATGGTGCAAACAAAAAGCATTCCGTAATTCGTAATGTCATTGCCGGTATCTTTACAATGATTGTGACGTTCTTAATCGGTAGTTTGTTTAGATAA
- a CDS encoding VIT1/CCC1 transporter family protein, which translates to MEKVKKHETMDERLNAIRAGVLGSNDGILTVVGVLFSVAAATTNQFAIFIAGLADLVSCALSMASGEYASVSSQSDSEKVAVETEKELLKTDMPGQHRCVRDFYMERGVSEKTASAIADELLQKKPLETVLSVKYDITLGHYMSPWSAAWSSLFSAALGGAFPLLTLLIVSGKYQFVATIAATVVAVALTGFLSAKISNGLVKRAVIRNIIIGLITIAIHFGIGKIF; encoded by the coding sequence ATGGAAAAAGTAAAAAAACACGAAACCATGGATGAACGATTAAATGCCATTCGAGCAGGGGTTCTCGGATCTAATGATGGCATACTGACGGTTGTTGGGGTTTTGTTTTCAGTAGCAGCAGCAACGACAAATCAATTTGCAATTTTTATTGCTGGGCTAGCTGACTTAGTGTCATGTGCTTTATCAATGGCTTCTGGAGAATACGCCTCTGTCAGTTCACAGTCAGATAGCGAAAAGGTGGCCGTTGAAACTGAAAAAGAATTGTTAAAAACTGATATGCCAGGGCAACACCGTTGTGTACGAGACTTTTACATGGAACGTGGTGTGTCTGAAAAAACAGCAAGTGCAATAGCTGATGAGCTGTTGCAGAAAAAGCCTTTAGAAACAGTATTAAGTGTTAAGTATGATATTACACTAGGACACTATATGAGTCCATGGTCAGCCGCTTGGTCATCATTGTTTTCTGCAGCTTTAGGTGGTGCCTTTCCATTGTTGACGTTGTTAATTGTGTCAGGAAAGTATCAATTCGTTGCCACAATTGCAGCAACTGTAGTAGCAGTTGCACTTACTGGATTTCTTAGTGCGAAAATTTCTAACGGCTTAGTTAAGCGTGCAGTGATTCGTAATATTATCATTGGTCTTATTACGATTGCAATCCACTTTGGCATAGGAAAAATATTCTAA
- a CDS encoding YihY/virulence factor BrkB family protein, translated as MNKKIMHKWRVLDARLKISTLTTFFTRSQIGYVGPTFAYYALLTVFPILMGAALIVSFTSISTADLLAMMRNVLPKNIENIVIPIMESVLSSRSTSLLSFSVLFTIWSISRVIAVFRQSFNAIADVKEHINSLFTRAFSFIWLLFILTLFALLMVGSNVLTIVIQHLPYSEWTNFLQHQTRWFIWLGIWLALVMMNFFLPAKDARAPFRFVLVGSFLELVMLNLLNRGFTFYAQFALGKYDFYQSVSSMIAMLIWLNLIATILVLGYVVIKWLSVINWRKEDVSKQ; from the coding sequence ATGAATAAGAAAATTATGCACAAATGGCGTGTTTTAGATGCACGATTAAAAATATCAACTTTAACTACTTTTTTTACACGCTCACAAATTGGTTATGTTGGACCGACATTTGCTTATTATGCACTTTTAACAGTCTTTCCTATATTGATGGGGGCAGCTTTAATTGTCTCTTTCACGAGCATCAGTACTGCTGATTTACTAGCAATGATGCGTAATGTATTACCAAAAAATATTGAGAATATTGTGATTCCAATTATGGAATCCGTTTTATCATCAAGAAGTACTTCGCTACTTTCTTTTTCCGTCCTGTTTACGATTTGGTCGATTTCACGTGTGATTGCGGTCTTTCGTCAATCATTTAATGCCATTGCAGACGTTAAAGAACACATTAATAGTTTGTTCACACGAGCTTTTTCATTTATATGGTTGTTGTTTATTTTGACATTATTTGCTTTGTTAATGGTTGGTAGCAATGTTTTGACCATCGTCATTCAGCACTTGCCGTATTCAGAATGGACTAACTTTTTACAACATCAAACGCGTTGGTTTATATGGTTGGGTATTTGGCTGGCTTTGGTCATGATGAATTTTTTTCTGCCGGCAAAAGACGCTCGAGCACCATTTCGTTTTGTTTTAGTTGGCAGTTTTCTTGAATTAGTGATGTTGAATCTCTTGAATAGAGGATTCACGTTTTACGCTCAATTTGCTTTGGGGAAATATGATTTTTATCAATCCGTGAGTTCTATGATTGCTATGCTGATTTGGTTAAACTTGATTGCTACAATTTTGGTATTAGGTTATGTAGTCATCAAATGGTTATCGGTCATTAATTGGAGGAAAGAAGATGTTTCGAAACAGTGA
- a CDS encoding cation:proton antiporter encodes MTALYTLALLLIGVIGTNLIKQFFPKIPEPFILIIVGIFLSFTPIFQNFELEPEFFMLMIIAPLMFLDGQKQSFSKIKKRFSIIFLLSVVLAVATAIVVGLIANRVEVQWTLPLAIALAAIVVPTDAVAVKSMTSSVDMPNGVGEALELESLFNDATGLVLLDLALSVLEQGKFSLIAGIGHFLFVAVDGALIGVIAGFLLVTIRTNITFRTVSPETTIIPISLLTPFIVYFLAESFGTSGILAVVATGIVHNWESNKLRLTSTRVQLTSNTIWESISNVLNSIVFIILGISLPIVWQEIIHMGLVGIMQLLGLSILIYIAMYAVRYIWAFREDNQSANTFFDSHSNPKQHRFLSHIFAISGVHGTMTLAMAFSLPLTIANHAFPYRAELIVVATLIILISMLMSAIILPIALPKKAVTYTKADLENTRNKMVDYASLKVSETTANPAVREAIMIQLQSQKGWLNDNHSTRNYNSQKYNSLLNNTKDFIIHYLHSDSVEQKYSSEVIDAYEKILNRLKISSFFQHSPLQRFFHYVKARYRHIKWHVRNGQITKKQRLKGRKKWAKEHQGSAQQWQNIHEGLLLLNNDVIGEVNQHFDNLLRNSLENDTDDHQYISYVRQRFDRYFNLIKREYNQETPTINTDLYIQAFQFEYNYIQQASSTGIIPNTLAAVLYNEINEAQTLELQQINQIEAMNS; translated from the coding sequence ATGACAGCACTATATACATTAGCTTTATTGTTAATCGGTGTGATTGGTACTAACCTAATTAAACAATTCTTCCCCAAAATTCCGGAACCATTCATCCTAATTATTGTTGGTATTTTCCTGTCATTTACACCGATATTTCAAAATTTCGAACTTGAACCTGAGTTTTTTATGCTAATGATTATTGCACCGTTAATGTTTCTAGATGGACAAAAACAATCATTTTCTAAAATAAAAAAACGTTTTTCAATTATCTTTCTCCTATCAGTAGTCCTAGCTGTGGCCACCGCAATCGTTGTTGGCTTAATAGCTAATCGCGTGGAAGTACAGTGGACATTACCATTAGCAATTGCTCTAGCTGCAATTGTTGTGCCTACCGATGCTGTTGCCGTCAAATCAATGACCTCGTCAGTTGATATGCCCAATGGTGTGGGCGAGGCTCTTGAATTGGAATCACTATTCAACGATGCAACAGGACTAGTTTTATTAGACTTAGCCCTATCCGTGCTTGAACAAGGAAAATTTTCTCTCATCGCAGGCATTGGTCACTTCTTGTTTGTTGCAGTTGATGGCGCGCTAATTGGTGTCATTGCTGGTTTTCTACTCGTCACTATCCGAACCAATATTACTTTCAGAACCGTTAGCCCAGAAACAACGATCATTCCGATTAGTCTCTTAACCCCGTTTATTGTTTACTTTTTAGCAGAATCATTTGGTACTTCCGGTATCTTAGCCGTGGTTGCTACTGGTATTGTGCACAATTGGGAATCCAATAAGCTTCGCTTAACATCGACACGAGTACAACTGACTTCCAACACTATTTGGGAATCAATATCGAATGTCTTAAATAGTATTGTTTTCATTATTTTAGGTATTTCTTTACCGATTGTTTGGCAAGAAATTATTCATATGGGCTTAGTTGGAATCATGCAACTATTAGGTTTAAGCATCTTAATTTATATTGCTATGTATGCTGTGCGATATATTTGGGCATTTCGCGAAGACAACCAGTCGGCTAACACTTTCTTTGACAGCCACAGCAATCCCAAACAACATCGTTTTTTGTCCCATATATTCGCCATCAGTGGCGTACATGGGACCATGACGCTAGCCATGGCATTTTCTTTACCGTTAACTATTGCCAATCATGCTTTCCCTTATCGTGCTGAACTTATTGTAGTTGCCACTTTGATTATCTTAATTAGTATGTTAATGAGTGCAATTATTTTACCTATCGCCCTACCAAAGAAAGCGGTCACCTATACCAAGGCTGACCTTGAAAACACACGTAACAAAATGGTTGACTATGCCTCATTAAAGGTTTCTGAGACTACTGCAAACCCAGCAGTTCGAGAGGCAATTATGATACAATTACAGTCGCAAAAAGGCTGGTTAAACGACAACCATTCAACAAGAAATTATAATTCTCAAAAATATAATAGTTTGCTAAACAACACGAAAGATTTTATTATTCATTATCTCCACAGTGACAGTGTTGAACAAAAATACAGTTCTGAAGTAATTGATGCATATGAAAAAATTCTTAATCGTCTCAAAATCAGCAGTTTTTTCCAACACAGCCCCCTACAAAGATTTTTTCACTATGTAAAGGCAAGATATCGTCATATAAAGTGGCACGTCCGAAATGGCCAAATTACGAAAAAACAACGGCTAAAGGGTCGTAAAAAATGGGCCAAAGAGCATCAAGGTAGTGCACAACAATGGCAAAATATTCATGAAGGATTACTGCTATTAAATAACGACGTCATTGGTGAAGTTAATCAGCACTTTGATAATCTCTTACGTAATAGTTTAGAGAATGACACTGATGACCACCAATACATTAGTTATGTTCGTCAAAGATTTGATCGTTATTTTAATTTAATAAAACGTGAATATAATCAAGAAACGCCAACTATCAACACTGATTTATATATTCAAGCATTTCAATTTGAATATAATTATATTCAACAAGCCAGCTCGACAGGCATTATTCCCAATACACTGGCAGCCGTACTATACAATGAAATAAATGAAGCCCAAACGCTAGAGTTACAACAAATTAACCAGATAGAAGCAATGAATTCTTAA
- a CDS encoding DUF1054 family protein — MFRNSDFDIFEDKTLNGRMEKIRTIIDPKFEEFASIALPILNTNGQEWYAHVAKHLRRTTYAPDNTWVAFAPNKRGYKMLPHFELGIWEDNVYFYLAVEENMKPDQTNVITQKLREVSPLVRELPDSYRLSQDHMVNKTYSLLQYDDSIERYESVKHSEVLIGVEIKRGDKLWDGDGIVDTLVLAMKNLLPIYEKIK, encoded by the coding sequence ATGTTTCGAAACAGTGATTTTGATATTTTTGAAGACAAAACGTTAAATGGTCGAATGGAAAAAATAAGAACGATTATTGATCCAAAGTTTGAAGAGTTTGCGTCGATTGCGTTGCCTATATTGAATACAAATGGGCAAGAATGGTATGCGCATGTAGCTAAGCATTTACGAAGAACAACTTATGCGCCGGATAATACATGGGTAGCCTTTGCGCCAAATAAGCGCGGTTATAAAATGTTACCACATTTTGAATTAGGCATTTGGGAAGATAATGTTTATTTTTATCTTGCTGTTGAAGAGAATATGAAACCTGATCAAACCAACGTAATCACTCAAAAATTGCGTGAGGTGAGCCCGTTAGTGAGAGAATTACCAGATTCATACCGATTAAGTCAAGATCACATGGTAAACAAGACATACTCATTATTACAATATGACGATTCAATAGAACGTTATGAATCGGTTAAGCATAGTGAGGTATTGATTGGAGTAGAAATAAAACGTGGTGATAAACTTTGGGATGGCGATGGCATTGTAGATACCTTGGTTCTAGCAATGAAAAATTTGTTACCAATCTACGAAAAAATTAAATAA
- a CDS encoding LacI family DNA-binding transcriptional regulator, translating to MSKKVTINVIAEMARVSKTTVSRFLNGKFDNMSEATKERIAETIAELDYHPSRQAQALKAKNSLLIGISVADISNMYTSRLLKGISDYFQNTIYQVLIMDGDNSIEREYSNLEKMVTERIDGIILQPLVHQPDHYQLLIDENIPVVQVDRYTEPFTWPAVVSDNFQKSLEVADLMKSKNYEEIIVLSNHINGVSSRMNRYNGLKTGIENTNITIKLIEIDDNKDWQNTLQSMLESPTKKALYALNGQVLWEIVRFLKKHHIAIPDDVGVIGYDDDMFADMISPEITSVSQNPQEIGRTAAANLMQIMNDKTTLSKTIRIPSTIQMRESL from the coding sequence ATGAGTAAAAAAGTGACCATCAACGTTATAGCTGAAATGGCAAGGGTTTCAAAGACAACTGTTTCCCGTTTTTTAAACGGGAAATTTGATAATATGTCAGAAGCAACAAAAGAACGTATTGCTGAAACAATTGCTGAATTAGATTATCATCCTAGTCGCCAAGCACAAGCCTTAAAAGCCAAGAACTCTCTGTTAATCGGTATCTCTGTAGCAGATATTTCCAATATGTATACCTCGCGTCTTTTAAAAGGCATCAGTGATTATTTTCAAAATACAATCTATCAAGTTTTGATTATGGACGGCGACAATTCAATTGAACGTGAATATAGTAATTTGGAAAAGATGGTCACCGAAAGGATCGACGGTATTATCTTACAACCATTGGTTCACCAACCTGATCACTACCAACTATTAATTGATGAAAATATCCCCGTTGTTCAAGTTGATCGTTATACTGAACCATTTACTTGGCCAGCAGTGGTATCGGATAATTTTCAAAAATCACTAGAAGTGGCAGATCTAATGAAATCAAAAAATTACGAAGAAATTATTGTTTTATCCAATCATATCAACGGTGTGTCTAGCCGTATGAATCGTTACAATGGCCTAAAAACTGGTATTGAAAACACAAATATTACAATTAAACTAATCGAAATTGATGACAATAAGGACTGGCAAAACACACTACAATCCATGCTTGAATCACCCACAAAAAAAGCGCTGTATGCGCTCAATGGACAAGTCTTGTGGGAAATTGTTCGATTTTTAAAGAAACATCATATTGCTATACCTGATGATGTTGGTGTAATTGGTTATGATGATGACATGTTTGCTGACATGATTTCACCCGAAATTACTTCTGTATCACAAAATCCCCAAGAAATAGGTCGAACGGCTGCAGCCAACTTAATGCAGATTATGAATGATAAAACCACTTTGTCCAAAACAATTCGAATCCCGTCAACAATCCAAATGAGAGAATCTCTTTGA
- a CDS encoding sugar kinase yields MSEILTLGEPVVTFASTDLNKGLVDSINYYKFLGGAELNVMIGATRLGHNTEYISQVGADPLGQFTIKEIARYNVGNHYIATDEGNWTAFQLKELVDQGDPSTFNFRRNSAAAHFDKSLIDQVDFSDVKIAHLSGIFPAISLQAREAFRYFAEQLIDHGIRTTFDPNLRPALWESREVMIETINDLAKYGEIVLPGIDEGEILIGSRDPETIADFYLNNSDRTQTVVVKIGSDGAYVKNKSGESYIVNGFKVEKVVDTVGAGDGFALGLITGLIEGLTMADAVRRGNAVGALQVQTPGDNDGYPTQEELEAFLADNKKEA; encoded by the coding sequence ATGAGTGAAATTTTAACATTAGGTGAACCGGTAGTGACGTTTGCTTCCACCGACTTAAATAAGGGTTTAGTTGATAGTATTAATTACTATAAATTTTTGGGTGGTGCTGAACTAAATGTCATGATCGGTGCTACTCGATTAGGTCATAACACGGAATACATTTCTCAGGTTGGTGCAGATCCGTTGGGTCAATTTACGATTAAGGAAATAGCGCGTTATAATGTTGGTAATCATTATATTGCTACAGATGAAGGCAATTGGACGGCGTTTCAGTTAAAAGAATTAGTTGATCAAGGAGATCCATCAACTTTTAATTTTCGCAGAAATTCAGCTGCGGCACACTTTGACAAATCGTTAATTGATCAAGTTGATTTTTCCGATGTAAAGATAGCCCATTTATCAGGGATTTTCCCCGCAATTTCGCTTCAAGCACGTGAAGCATTCCGTTATTTTGCTGAACAATTAATTGATCATGGTATTAGAACAACATTTGATCCAAACTTACGCCCTGCTTTATGGGAGTCTAGAGAAGTGATGATTGAAACGATCAATGATTTAGCAAAATATGGTGAAATTGTTTTACCTGGTATTGATGAAGGTGAAATCCTAATTGGATCAAGAGACCCAGAGACCATCGCCGATTTTTATCTGAATAATAGTGACCGCACACAAACTGTCGTTGTCAAAATTGGTTCTGATGGAGCCTATGTCAAAAACAAGAGCGGTGAGAGTTACATTGTTAATGGGTTTAAGGTTGAAAAGGTCGTTGATACTGTTGGCGCAGGGGATGGATTTGCGCTTGGCTTGATTACCGGTTTGATTGAAGGATTGACCATGGCAGATGCTGTAAGACGGGGGAACGCTGTAGGTGCTCTACAAGTTCAAACACCGGGTGACAACGATGGGTACCCAACACAGGAAGAACTAGAAGCATTTTTGGCAGATAATAAGAAAGAGGCATAA
- a CDS encoding sugar phosphate isomerase/epimerase family protein, with translation MRKEQIVLNNLVFMNDHEKGMQQLEMLKKAVSFGVSSVELRREYFDDIVKETPAIAQYAVDNKLRLFYSVPDEVFVNHRLNPKLAQYYNEAQALGIYAIKFNIGDFETLSSEDVSELNQLLARGIQTNIENDQTQVSGKIKAIEKFMSAVTENNLDIRYVYDMGNWRYVGEDEVVAAEKLTQYVRYIHVKDDQGHGDNLVTVPLNEGDIAWQSILNILPSNVPVAVEYPTVNDKVIQDGVQALAIFN, from the coding sequence ATGAGAAAAGAACAAATTGTTTTAAATAATTTAGTATTCATGAATGATCATGAGAAGGGAATGCAACAACTTGAAATGTTAAAAAAAGCTGTGTCTTTCGGTGTCTCATCGGTTGAATTACGACGGGAGTACTTTGATGACATTGTTAAAGAAACTCCAGCCATTGCACAATATGCAGTTGATAACAAGTTGCGGTTATTTTATTCCGTACCAGATGAGGTATTTGTGAACCATCGTCTTAATCCAAAATTGGCACAATACTATAATGAAGCACAGGCGCTTGGCATTTATGCAATTAAATTTAATATTGGAGATTTCGAAACGTTATCTTCGGAAGATGTGTCTGAATTAAACCAATTATTAGCGCGCGGCATTCAAACAAATATTGAAAATGATCAAACCCAAGTTTCGGGAAAAATAAAAGCGATTGAAAAGTTTATGTCTGCTGTTACCGAAAATAATTTAGATATTCGCTATGTTTATGATATGGGTAATTGGCGTTATGTTGGTGAAGACGAAGTTGTGGCAGCTGAAAAACTAACACAGTATGTACGCTATATTCATGTTAAAGATGATCAAGGACACGGTGATAATTTGGTAACCGTACCGCTTAATGAAGGAGATATTGCATGGCAATCAATTTTGAACATCTTGCCAAGCAACGTTCCCGTAGCGGTTGAATATCCAACAGTTAATGACAAAGTTATACAAGATGGCGTTCAGGCACTCGCCATCTTTAATTAA